In Acropora palmata chromosome 7, jaAcrPala1.3, whole genome shotgun sequence, one genomic interval encodes:
- the LOC141886953 gene encoding uncharacterized protein LOC141886953: protein MPNITAATDFLNTLNHAHPSVSFTMEIEKDGMFPFLGTQLLNRAPQIESKVYVKPTNTGLLVHYESHVDNRYKRSLLTTMHRVYRLSSTWLYFSEECERLKSLFSRLDYPHRLINSTINTFINSTVADQQPLQASGRLAGNDVIRKIIPFKDQDSANIVKTQLKDLSIKLQTTIHPVFVSRKIGQDLKECETKPQPVNQQCVVYQFRCNLCDTGSYVGYTRGHLYARVDGHKSTSSSVRKHYDNDHAGAVPEDLLSSFKVLKKCMNKFDCLVNEMLYIRQSTPSLNVQADSIRAKVFV from the exons ATGCCCAACATTACAGCAGCTACGGACTTCCTAAACACCCTGAACCACGCCCATCCCTCTGTCAGCTTCACAATGGAAATCGAAAAAGATGGCATGTTCCCTTTTCTTGGCACCCAGCTCCTAAACCGTGCACCCCAAATCGAATCTAAAGTTTATGTTAAGCCTACTAATACTGGTTTACTTGTCCACTACGAGAGTCATGTTGACAACCGGTACAAACGGAGCTTATTAACAACTATGCATCGCGTGTACCGTTTGTCCTCCACATGGCTTTATTTTTCGGAGGAGTGTGAGCGCTTGAAGTCTTTATTCTCAAGGTTGGACTACCCTCACCGCCTTATCAACTCCACCATTAatacctttatcaactcgacAGTTGCTGACCAGCAGCCATTGCAAGCTTCGGGAAGATTGGCGGGAAATGATGTGATTCGAAAAATCATACCCTTCAAGGACCAAGA ttccgCTAATATTGTTAAGACGCAGTTGAAAGACCTTAGCATTAAGCTCCAAACCACAATCCATCCCGTATTTGTCAGTcggaaaattggccaagaccTTAAAGAATGTGAGACCAAACCGCAGCCGGTTAATCAACAGTGCGTAGTGTACCAGTTTAGATGTAACCTGTGTGATACAGGGAGCTATGTTGGCTACACGCGCGGGCATTTATATGCCCGCGTGGATGGCCATAAAAGCACGTCATCTTCAGTACGCAAGCACTATGACAACGACCACGCGGGTGCTGTCCCTGAGGACCTCCTTAGCTCTTTCAAAGTTCTCAAGAAATGCATGAACAAATTCGATTGTCTTGTCAACGAGATGCTTTACATCAGACAATCAACACCGAGTTTGAACGTGCAAGCGGATTCTATCCGTGCTAAAGTATTTGTGTAG